One window from the genome of Jiangella alba encodes:
- a CDS encoding lantibiotic dehydratase, translating into MEILDLESGLAADADRLSDVLHGLIGANDDAESRRLLLALRRGIHNAKLPADRDRALAVVTGLDPAAGAQVRAWLRRRDRLAELIDSLGSMLATEVADSRAQLWRLVDRQPLRAGLQVASPALDRQLDALFSGGRPPPAKKLRRIERSVVSYLYRTACKTSPFSSFTSVAVGEFGDSRNLEPATREPLQGYVRLNVAALARIMAAVAADPGRRGDLPVTVSPGLRKDTDRLRYVRRWVTQGDDDAAVSFDSIRDGMFHLRRVGLLDRLIERLDDGNHWRWSDLAAWLGEEAEAPPDQVEEYLDVLSRLGIIQTGAFAVDVHTSDPVQRVRDTLAAFGLPWADRLAGELGGLQELIDTFRRGDVPQRREAVHRLREAVIDIQAGLGAESPSVPQTLVYEDCRTESRLELPAAEWERLAADDLAAVEAILPTFDMTLPHRVTFQGFFTARYGRGGRCDDLLRLVEDFHEDIYDQYQKLAANQKPFDADGNFQPEENWLGRPEMVALDTARQELAAYLESVAADPAAAEVCLDADRLHAIGGGLPGLFGGFTPQCHMVQVAQGGGASAFVLNQSMGGVSFPFSRFTHAFTEHSDELSVDLRSQGAAIAPRGAVLAEVTGGSASTNLNLHTQLTDYVIVCPGEVSDVPAENQLPLADLSLRHDVDDDRVLMWSARLDREVVPVYLGYLVPMALPQLHRTLLMLAPNSLAAVDVWRGVPEPPAADGVVARPRLVVGSVVLSRRSWSMAASALPRRTDGLADAEWFLGWQRWRRRHGLPAQVFATVYEGSGRPKPQYVDCTSYVSLLVLEASISAEDSRVVLREMLPSPADLGTGRVTELVVETYPLPLEETHD; encoded by the coding sequence ATGGAGATCCTGGACCTGGAGTCCGGACTGGCCGCCGACGCGGACCGGCTGAGCGACGTGCTGCACGGGCTGATCGGCGCGAACGACGATGCGGAGTCGCGCCGGCTGCTGCTGGCGCTGCGGCGAGGGATCCACAACGCCAAGCTGCCTGCCGACCGGGATCGCGCGCTGGCCGTGGTGACCGGCCTCGATCCGGCGGCAGGCGCTCAGGTGCGGGCCTGGCTGCGGCGCCGCGACCGGCTCGCGGAGCTGATCGATTCCCTGGGGTCGATGCTGGCCACGGAGGTCGCCGACAGCCGCGCGCAGCTCTGGCGCCTCGTGGACCGGCAGCCGTTGCGGGCGGGCCTGCAGGTGGCCTCGCCGGCGCTGGACCGGCAGCTCGACGCACTGTTCTCCGGCGGGCGGCCACCACCAGCCAAGAAGCTGCGCCGCATCGAGCGCTCCGTCGTGTCGTATCTCTACCGCACCGCGTGCAAGACCAGCCCGTTCAGTTCGTTCACCTCGGTCGCCGTCGGTGAGTTCGGCGACAGCCGGAACCTGGAGCCGGCGACGCGAGAACCGCTCCAGGGCTACGTCCGGCTCAACGTCGCGGCACTGGCGCGGATCATGGCCGCGGTGGCGGCCGACCCGGGTCGCCGTGGTGACCTTCCGGTCACCGTGAGCCCCGGTCTTCGCAAGGACACCGACCGGTTGCGCTACGTCCGCCGCTGGGTGACCCAGGGCGACGACGACGCGGCGGTCAGTTTCGACTCGATCAGAGACGGCATGTTCCACCTGCGCCGCGTCGGGCTGCTGGACCGGCTGATCGAACGACTGGACGACGGGAACCACTGGCGCTGGTCGGACCTCGCAGCCTGGCTGGGCGAGGAAGCCGAGGCTCCGCCGGACCAGGTCGAGGAGTACCTGGACGTGCTGTCCCGGCTCGGCATCATCCAGACCGGCGCGTTCGCCGTCGACGTCCATACGAGTGACCCCGTGCAGCGGGTGCGCGACACGTTGGCGGCGTTCGGCCTGCCATGGGCCGACCGCCTCGCCGGCGAACTGGGCGGCCTCCAGGAACTGATCGACACCTTCCGGCGCGGCGACGTGCCGCAACGGCGCGAGGCTGTGCACCGTCTTCGCGAGGCGGTGATCGACATCCAGGCCGGCCTGGGTGCCGAGTCGCCGTCGGTGCCGCAGACCCTCGTCTACGAGGACTGCCGGACGGAGAGCCGGCTGGAGCTGCCGGCGGCCGAGTGGGAGAGGCTCGCCGCCGACGATCTGGCGGCGGTCGAGGCCATCCTGCCGACCTTCGACATGACGCTGCCGCACCGGGTGACGTTCCAGGGCTTCTTCACCGCGCGGTACGGCCGTGGTGGTCGCTGCGACGATCTGCTGCGGCTCGTCGAGGACTTCCACGAGGACATCTACGACCAGTACCAGAAGCTGGCGGCGAACCAGAAGCCGTTCGACGCCGACGGAAACTTCCAGCCCGAGGAGAACTGGCTCGGCCGGCCGGAGATGGTGGCCCTGGACACCGCCAGGCAGGAGCTCGCCGCGTACCTCGAGTCGGTCGCGGCGGACCCGGCCGCTGCCGAGGTCTGCCTCGATGCCGATCGGTTGCACGCGATCGGCGGTGGACTACCCGGGCTGTTCGGCGGGTTCACGCCACAGTGCCACATGGTGCAGGTCGCCCAGGGCGGCGGCGCATCGGCGTTCGTCCTGAACCAGTCGATGGGCGGCGTGTCGTTCCCCTTCAGCCGGTTCACCCATGCCTTCACCGAGCACTCCGACGAGCTGAGCGTGGACCTCAGGTCCCAAGGAGCGGCCATCGCCCCGCGCGGAGCCGTGCTCGCCGAGGTGACGGGCGGTTCGGCCAGTACGAATCTCAACCTGCACACGCAACTCACCGACTACGTCATCGTGTGTCCCGGCGAGGTCAGCGACGTTCCCGCGGAGAACCAGCTGCCGCTCGCGGACCTGTCGCTGCGGCACGACGTGGACGACGATCGGGTGCTGATGTGGTCGGCCCGGCTGGACCGCGAAGTGGTCCCGGTCTATCTCGGATACCTCGTGCCGATGGCCCTGCCACAGTTGCATCGGACGCTGCTCATGCTGGCTCCGAACTCGCTCGCGGCGGTGGACGTGTGGCGCGGAGTCCCGGAGCCGCCCGCGGCCGACGGCGTGGTCGCCCGTCCGCGACTGGTGGTCGGGAGCGTGGTCCTCAGCCGGCGCAGCTGGTCGATGGCCGCGTCCGCGCTGCCACGGCGGACGGACGGGCTGGCCGACGCGGAATGGTTCCTCGGCTGGCAGCGCTGGCGGCGGCGCCACGGGTTGCCGGCGCAGGTCTTCGCCACGGTGTACGAGGGCTCCGGGCGTCCCAAACCTCAGTACGTCGACTGCACCAGTTACGTGTCGTTGCTGGTCCTCGAGGCGTCGATCAGCGCCGAGGACAGCCGGGTGGTGCTGCGGGAGATGCTGCCGTCGCCGGCGGACCTGGGCACCGGGCGGGTGACCGAGCTCGTCGTCGAGACCTACCCGTTGCCGTTGGAGGAGACTCATGACTGA
- a CDS encoding SagB family peptide dehydrogenase, with amino-acid sequence MISTEDFAYEYASVIRRRNRDPMPHPEFEPDWSDKPRQFKHYPGALSIPLASPPAGVPATTVADGLFADAKDEPFDLDLLGGMLRDSYGVNGRRLAVQANADVVGYPYYSRANWSRGTASGGGLYPCSIYWVAGPGAGVMPGVYHYAPRAHAMARLLAGDVTGYVRDALDEPAHATQFLVVGVKYWANSFKYANFSYHAVSMDVGTVVQTWKLWAGARHRVEPRFWFDQEALGRLLGIESDAEGLFAVVPLTWAEGGDGRSATPGAEVRVRRHEHEKSRRVKAFDLVQRIHRATAQAATARPATGALSPASVASTAGAATPPAAGDVVLPHPSRLDLPIRAALRSRRSSFGRFSSHQPMAAADLAALLRASDAARMPTEIAAPGDGGLATFYVFVNHVQGVAPGAYAYDAGNHRLRLIRDGAQGAFLQRNYFLTNYNLEQASVVVVPAIRIEAVLDAAGARGYNVANATVGAIAQAYYTAAAALELGCGVALGFDGVSYIEQLGLEETGETPLLIMMAGPERASVSNYRYEC; translated from the coding sequence ATGATCAGCACAGAGGACTTCGCATACGAGTACGCGTCGGTGATCCGGCGGCGGAACCGGGACCCCATGCCGCACCCCGAGTTCGAGCCGGACTGGTCGGACAAACCGCGCCAGTTCAAGCACTACCCGGGTGCGTTGTCGATTCCCCTGGCATCGCCGCCGGCGGGGGTCCCGGCCACGACGGTGGCCGACGGGTTGTTCGCGGACGCGAAGGACGAGCCCTTCGACCTCGACCTGCTGGGCGGCATGCTGCGTGACTCGTACGGGGTCAACGGCCGCCGGCTGGCCGTCCAGGCGAACGCGGACGTCGTCGGGTATCCCTACTATTCGCGGGCCAACTGGAGCCGTGGGACGGCATCGGGCGGCGGGCTCTATCCCTGCAGCATCTACTGGGTCGCCGGGCCGGGCGCCGGGGTGATGCCGGGCGTCTACCACTACGCGCCGCGGGCGCACGCGATGGCCCGGCTCCTGGCCGGCGACGTGACCGGCTACGTTCGCGACGCTCTGGACGAGCCGGCTCACGCCACCCAGTTCCTGGTGGTGGGGGTGAAGTACTGGGCGAACTCGTTCAAGTACGCCAACTTCTCGTATCACGCCGTGTCGATGGACGTCGGCACGGTCGTGCAGACCTGGAAGCTCTGGGCCGGCGCCCGGCACCGTGTCGAGCCCCGTTTCTGGTTCGACCAGGAAGCGCTGGGCCGGCTCCTCGGAATCGAGTCCGACGCCGAGGGACTGTTCGCGGTGGTGCCGCTGACCTGGGCCGAGGGTGGGGACGGTCGCTCGGCGACGCCCGGCGCGGAGGTCCGGGTGCGTCGCCACGAGCACGAGAAGTCCAGGCGGGTGAAGGCGTTCGACCTGGTTCAGCGCATCCATCGGGCGACCGCCCAGGCCGCCACGGCCCGGCCGGCGACCGGGGCGCTGTCTCCCGCATCGGTCGCCTCGACGGCCGGTGCGGCAACGCCCCCTGCCGCGGGTGACGTCGTGTTGCCGCACCCGAGCCGGCTGGACCTGCCGATCCGCGCCGCGCTGCGGTCGCGTCGCAGCAGCTTCGGGCGGTTCAGCAGTCATCAGCCCATGGCGGCAGCCGATCTCGCGGCGCTGCTCCGGGCCTCGGACGCCGCCCGCATGCCCACGGAGATCGCCGCACCCGGCGACGGCGGGCTGGCGACGTTCTACGTCTTCGTCAACCACGTCCAGGGCGTCGCCCCCGGGGCCTATGCCTATGACGCGGGGAACCACCGGCTCCGGTTGATTCGCGACGGCGCTCAGGGTGCGTTCCTGCAACGCAACTACTTCCTCACCAACTACAACCTGGAGCAGGCGTCGGTCGTGGTAGTGCCGGCCATCCGGATCGAGGCGGTCCTGGACGCAGCCGGGGCGCGCGGCTACAACGTCGCGAACGCGACGGTCGGGGCGATCGCCCAGGCCTACTACACGGCGGCGGCCGCCCTGGAACTCGGATGTGGCGTCGCGCTCGGGTTCGACGGCGTCTCCTACATCGAGCAGCTCGGTCTGGAAGAGACCGGTGAGACTCCCCTGCTGATCATGATGGCCGGTCCCGAACGGGCGTCTGTGTCCAACTACCGGTACGAGTGCTGA
- a CDS encoding TOMM precursor leader peptide-binding protein codes for MTGAVLPGHRLGCTDERSSEAGALHSRVLVYGRYILLAPVSGCARCVARRWQAVRPTEVREVVETGGATLEAGAWPFANPFVETAVRAVAEATAGSDDVFTLDAQTLGVQRIRLIADEECPACGHRDPDEPQEWKLAHSPKPAPESFRVHAASHYPLDAQSLVSPVCGPFGAHVWPDLSSTSTAAVVGMFHARSDRMLRELLYGGHTNSYAASLRHGLLEGLERHAGLRSTSKSTTVVASLDDLGDEAVDPRETGLYSDDFYGAVPFVDPFTPDRPIPWVWGWSFRDKRPVLVPEISVYYFRSPLRDRFVQECSSGCAIGGTLAEAVYHGLMEVLERDAFLLAWYGGRPLPEIDPATSARPQTRMMVDRLEMLGYSARFFDARVTFDIPVVTGVAERLDGGFGTLTFGGGASLDPEAAMEAALCEIASDSVKLVARARREEPRLRSMVTDFTKVWDLHDHPFLYALPEMRQHAAFLLDGRPAARSVSDTYAGLRTSLPLSDDIGDDLEMCVRAVAEAGFDVIAVDQTSPMQRDLGLHTACVMVPGLLPIDFGWARQRVLTMPRLRTAHREAGVRASDLSEEEIHAVPHPYP; via the coding sequence ATGACCGGAGCCGTGCTTCCCGGGCACCGGTTGGGCTGCACGGACGAACGATCGTCCGAGGCCGGGGCGCTGCACAGCCGGGTGCTCGTCTACGGGCGGTACATCCTGCTCGCACCGGTGTCAGGGTGCGCGCGCTGTGTGGCCCGGCGCTGGCAGGCGGTGCGCCCGACCGAGGTTCGAGAGGTGGTCGAGACCGGCGGCGCGACCCTGGAGGCCGGCGCCTGGCCGTTCGCGAACCCGTTCGTCGAGACCGCCGTGCGAGCGGTCGCCGAGGCCACCGCCGGCAGCGACGACGTGTTCACGCTCGACGCGCAGACACTCGGTGTGCAACGAATTCGGCTGATCGCCGACGAGGAGTGCCCGGCGTGCGGGCACCGCGATCCGGACGAGCCGCAGGAGTGGAAGCTCGCCCACAGCCCGAAGCCCGCGCCGGAGTCGTTCCGGGTGCACGCCGCCTCTCACTACCCACTGGATGCGCAGAGCCTGGTGAGCCCGGTCTGCGGGCCGTTCGGAGCACACGTGTGGCCCGATCTGAGCTCCACGTCGACGGCGGCGGTGGTGGGGATGTTCCATGCGCGGTCGGATCGGATGCTGCGCGAGTTGCTGTACGGCGGACACACCAACAGCTACGCGGCCAGCCTTCGGCACGGACTGCTCGAGGGCTTGGAACGGCACGCCGGGCTGCGGTCGACGAGCAAGAGCACCACGGTGGTGGCGAGTCTCGACGACCTGGGCGACGAGGCGGTGGACCCGCGTGAGACCGGCCTGTACAGCGACGACTTCTACGGCGCCGTCCCGTTCGTCGATCCCTTCACCCCGGACCGCCCGATTCCGTGGGTCTGGGGCTGGTCGTTCCGGGACAAGCGGCCGGTCCTGGTGCCGGAGATCTCGGTGTACTACTTCCGCAGCCCGCTCCGGGACCGGTTCGTCCAGGAGTGCTCCAGCGGCTGCGCGATCGGGGGCACCCTCGCGGAGGCCGTCTACCACGGGCTGATGGAGGTGTTGGAACGCGACGCGTTCCTGCTCGCCTGGTACGGCGGCCGGCCCCTTCCGGAGATCGACCCGGCGACGAGTGCTCGTCCGCAGACTCGAATGATGGTCGACCGGCTGGAGATGCTGGGCTACTCGGCTCGCTTCTTCGACGCCCGGGTCACCTTCGACATCCCGGTGGTGACCGGTGTCGCGGAACGTCTCGACGGCGGGTTCGGAACGCTGACGTTCGGCGGCGGGGCCAGTCTCGACCCGGAAGCGGCGATGGAGGCCGCACTGTGCGAGATCGCGTCGGACTCGGTCAAGCTGGTCGCCCGGGCGCGGCGCGAGGAGCCTCGGCTGCGGTCGATGGTGACCGACTTCACGAAGGTGTGGGACCTGCACGACCACCCGTTCCTGTACGCACTTCCCGAGATGCGGCAGCACGCCGCCTTCCTGCTGGACGGACGGCCGGCCGCGCGCTCGGTCTCGGACACCTACGCCGGTCTGCGCACGTCCCTGCCGCTGTCCGACGACATCGGCGACGACCTCGAGATGTGCGTCCGGGCGGTGGCCGAGGCCGGGTTCGACGTGATCGCCGTCGACCAGACCTCGCCCATGCAGCGCGATCTCGGCCTGCATACGGCGTGCGTCATGGTGCCGGGGCTGTTGCCGATCGACTTCGGGTGGGCTCGGCAACGGGTGCTGACCATGCCCCGGCTGCGCACCGCACATCGAGAGGCGGGAGTCCGCGCCAGCGACCTGTCCGAGGAGGAGATCCATGCCGTCCCGCACCCGTACCCCTGA
- a CDS encoding TOMM precursor leader peptide-binding protein — MSVAFDSVADTRPRVGRDVLFTASYDGVLFHTSSGGFKIASSSAYRLAALLVPVLDGTRSVAELCGRLPEPQQEMVGQLVQALLSRGFARDVPADQVDPAELLGAPVAAQFEAQLGYLDHYADHPARRFADFRQATVAVIGTGPVAHACTTALVRNGLAHVTVFGDIDAAVEEERAALAEAGVDATVAVRDYDPNTLGWDDLGGAELVLVAGGDDAPEVTHRLLSSGPAGATVLPAWRLGSQVVVGPASGTGRRSCWYCALLRLTPSTPGDASRTWRSLAVGHAAAGASRRLTGPPAAMIGNLLAFEAFRLSTGAPEPETDGRVILQDVEAFDVTTEDLLPHPECTFCAPEPPAVAHGVASLDEDPAAVADAESDEAVERAIHELDARDLLLRPRVGVFSGYGDEMWEQTPVRIGTVGFYDAAGTQRRVHAFDVHHVLGARTRALAHASVAYAEGFGVRSATGDAPGPDAATVTGVSLLDGERVSVPRAAAEPLGPANADGLVEPSRAGAGAGFDVESAVRDALSSALGFRALTTSIAGGASLRIPLDGLAEDPALLFLTKAAVNLGVDVELLDLGSGALGGMQVVLARSVEPGGEGAPVDKTWTIAADPSWRRAATRAMCDLIGQVQLRRQSAPGAAEAVTGAMLDGRDPLLTDFDADTLVPSGSGPARIAGHGSWSAVLSGIAEAGLDVVVVPLGGADLRLGGIVAVRVVLIDRADR, encoded by the coding sequence TTGAGCGTCGCATTCGACTCGGTCGCCGACACCCGCCCACGGGTCGGCCGGGATGTCCTGTTCACCGCCTCGTACGACGGCGTGCTGTTTCACACGTCGTCCGGTGGCTTCAAGATTGCGTCCAGCAGTGCCTATCGGCTGGCGGCGCTGCTCGTGCCGGTCCTCGACGGCACCCGCTCGGTCGCGGAACTGTGCGGGAGGCTGCCGGAGCCGCAGCAGGAGATGGTCGGGCAACTGGTTCAGGCGCTGTTGTCCCGAGGCTTCGCACGGGATGTGCCTGCCGACCAGGTCGACCCGGCGGAACTCCTGGGAGCACCGGTAGCGGCCCAGTTCGAGGCGCAACTCGGCTACCTCGATCACTATGCCGACCACCCGGCGCGCCGGTTCGCGGACTTCCGTCAGGCGACGGTGGCCGTCATCGGCACGGGCCCGGTGGCGCACGCGTGCACGACGGCGTTGGTCCGCAACGGACTGGCTCACGTGACCGTCTTCGGCGACATCGACGCAGCCGTGGAGGAGGAACGGGCCGCGCTGGCGGAAGCGGGAGTCGATGCGACGGTCGCCGTCCGCGACTACGACCCGAACACTCTCGGCTGGGACGACCTGGGCGGAGCGGAGCTGGTCCTCGTGGCGGGCGGCGACGACGCGCCCGAGGTGACCCACCGGCTGCTGTCGTCCGGCCCGGCCGGGGCGACGGTGCTGCCAGCCTGGAGGCTCGGCTCGCAGGTGGTGGTCGGGCCGGCGTCCGGCACGGGGCGGCGCAGTTGCTGGTACTGCGCGCTGCTGCGGCTGACGCCGTCGACACCGGGTGACGCCTCGCGGACCTGGCGATCGCTGGCCGTCGGCCACGCCGCAGCGGGAGCTTCGCGGCGGCTGACCGGTCCGCCGGCGGCGATGATCGGCAACCTGCTGGCGTTCGAGGCGTTCCGGCTCTCGACGGGCGCGCCCGAACCGGAGACCGACGGCCGGGTGATCCTGCAGGACGTCGAAGCCTTCGACGTGACGACGGAAGACCTGCTGCCCCACCCCGAGTGCACGTTCTGCGCGCCCGAGCCACCCGCGGTGGCCCATGGCGTCGCCTCGCTCGACGAGGATCCGGCCGCGGTCGCCGATGCCGAATCCGATGAGGCGGTGGAGAGGGCGATCCACGAGCTGGATGCTCGCGACCTCCTCCTGCGTCCCCGGGTCGGCGTCTTCTCCGGCTACGGCGACGAGATGTGGGAGCAGACCCCGGTGCGGATCGGCACCGTGGGTTTCTACGACGCGGCCGGGACGCAACGCCGGGTGCACGCCTTCGACGTGCACCATGTGCTGGGCGCGCGGACCCGTGCGCTCGCCCATGCGTCGGTCGCCTACGCCGAGGGGTTCGGCGTCCGGTCGGCCACTGGCGATGCGCCGGGTCCGGACGCGGCGACCGTCACGGGCGTCTCCCTGCTCGACGGTGAGCGGGTGTCCGTCCCCCGGGCGGCCGCGGAGCCGCTGGGGCCGGCGAACGCCGACGGTCTCGTGGAGCCGAGCCGGGCCGGGGCGGGAGCCGGGTTCGACGTCGAATCCGCTGTTCGCGACGCGTTGTCGTCGGCTCTGGGATTCCGGGCGCTCACGACGTCGATCGCGGGCGGCGCGTCACTTCGGATTCCCCTCGACGGGCTGGCCGAGGATCCGGCGCTGCTGTTCCTGACCAAGGCGGCGGTCAATCTGGGCGTCGACGTCGAGCTCCTGGACCTGGGGTCCGGCGCCCTCGGCGGGATGCAGGTGGTGCTGGCCCGCAGCGTGGAGCCCGGCGGCGAGGGTGCCCCGGTCGACAAGACGTGGACGATCGCGGCCGATCCGTCCTGGCGGCGAGCCGCGACCCGAGCCATGTGCGACCTCATCGGTCAGGTCCAGCTCCGGCGGCAGTCGGCGCCCGGCGCCGCGGAGGCGGTGACCGGGGCCATGCTGGACGGCCGTGACCCGCTGTTGACGGACTTCGACGCCGACACCCTCGTGCCCTCCGGATCGGGGCCGGCGCGGATCGCCGGCCACGGCAGTTGGTCGGCGGTGCTCTCCGGGATCGCCGAAGCGGGACTCGACGTCGTGGTGGTCCCGCTGGGCGGCGCGGATCTACGTCTGGGCGGCATCGTGGCGGTGCGGGTGGTCCTGATCGACCGGGCGGACCGATGA
- a CDS encoding AfsR/SARP family transcriptional regulator — translation MTFRVLGPLALTRGDDSIVLQPSKVSCMLATLLVHPNEVVDTGHLQNAIWGDDQPLAAKAALQTCAMRLRKLFGRHGLGTSSIETVPGGYRFVASGETLDLVRFRELAAAADAEPRPDRRLELLDGALQLWSGPLLANVPSEWLHRDVAPRLDEERLTVLRRLCELKIDQGMAAATVVQLWDATRRRPGDESLAELHIEALYRAGRQSDALAEFHRIKSFLADELGLDPGSRLKKIELSILKGEPRPEVRQETAAAAVPKVRPVITFIGRDSVAAEIAGRLSRDTGPVVLTGMSGIGKTALARHIATTFREHFPGGQKTLGMRAADGSARVFGEIVGELASWRTWTDSRRGLLILDDVVGVQQAIAVVSAAAARRDAVLVTSQHGLSGVMARFGGRIVRVSGLARDESVRLLAILLGPDRVDADPAAADELADVCGDLPLALRIAAARIQTRDTGLAEFVAWLRENPTSRLSLPGDPDMTLTARFERVVSRLSPVLADAARRLAGAEADIDGQAAVGLLRSVPESAEHLLDQLADASLVEEFGGRYRVPRLIRSYLRSMHDERQSTPQVGVVLSTPGMETP, via the coding sequence ATGACCTTCCGCGTGCTGGGGCCGCTGGCGCTGACGCGGGGCGACGACTCGATCGTTCTGCAGCCGTCGAAGGTGTCCTGCATGCTGGCCACCTTGCTCGTGCACCCGAACGAAGTGGTCGACACGGGTCACCTGCAGAATGCGATCTGGGGCGACGATCAGCCCTTGGCGGCCAAGGCTGCCTTGCAGACGTGTGCGATGCGGTTGCGCAAGCTGTTCGGCCGGCATGGGCTCGGCACGTCGTCCATCGAGACGGTGCCGGGTGGCTACCGGTTCGTGGCATCCGGCGAGACTCTGGATCTGGTCCGATTCCGGGAACTCGCGGCGGCTGCCGACGCCGAACCGCGACCAGATCGCCGGCTGGAATTGCTGGACGGCGCTCTGCAGCTGTGGAGCGGCCCCCTGCTGGCGAACGTGCCGTCCGAGTGGCTGCACCGTGACGTCGCGCCCCGGCTCGACGAAGAACGGCTCACTGTACTGCGGCGTCTGTGCGAGTTGAAGATCGACCAGGGAATGGCTGCCGCGACGGTGGTGCAGCTCTGGGATGCGACCCGGCGGCGGCCCGGCGACGAGAGCCTCGCGGAACTGCACATCGAAGCGCTCTATCGCGCCGGTCGTCAGAGCGACGCGTTGGCAGAGTTCCACCGCATCAAATCCTTCCTGGCCGATGAACTCGGTCTCGATCCAGGGTCGCGCTTGAAGAAGATCGAGCTCAGCATTCTCAAGGGAGAGCCGCGGCCGGAAGTACGGCAGGAGACGGCCGCGGCTGCCGTGCCGAAGGTGCGGCCGGTCATCACCTTCATCGGACGCGATTCCGTGGCGGCCGAGATCGCGGGCCGGCTGTCGCGGGACACCGGGCCGGTCGTGCTGACCGGCATGTCCGGCATCGGTAAGACGGCGCTGGCCCGGCACATCGCGACGACGTTCCGCGAACACTTCCCCGGCGGGCAGAAGACGCTCGGAATGCGGGCCGCCGACGGCTCGGCTCGGGTGTTCGGAGAGATCGTCGGCGAGCTGGCGTCGTGGCGGACGTGGACGGACAGCCGCCGTGGACTGCTGATCCTCGATGACGTCGTCGGCGTCCAACAGGCCATAGCGGTCGTCTCCGCCGCCGCGGCCAGGAGGGACGCCGTCCTCGTGACGAGCCAGCATGGGCTGTCCGGTGTGATGGCCCGGTTCGGCGGGCGAATCGTGCGCGTGTCCGGCCTCGCTCGTGACGAGTCAGTGCGTCTGCTGGCGATCCTTCTCGGGCCGGATCGGGTGGATGCCGACCCGGCGGCGGCCGATGAACTCGCCGACGTGTGCGGGGACCTCCCGCTGGCGCTGCGGATCGCCGCGGCCCGGATACAGACCAGGGACACCGGTCTGGCGGAGTTCGTTGCGTGGCTTCGGGAGAATCCCACCAGCAGGCTGTCTCTGCCCGGTGATCCGGACATGACCTTGACGGCCCGTTTCGAACGAGTGGTGAGCCGGCTGTCGCCCGTACTGGCCGATGCCGCCCGCAGGCTGGCCGGCGCCGAGGCCGACATCGATGGCCAGGCGGCCGTCGGGTTGTTGAGATCAGTGCCGGAATCCGCCGAGCACCTCCTGGACCAACTGGCCGACGCGAGCCTCGTGGAGGAGTTCGGAGGGCGGTATCGAGTCCCGCGCCTGATCCGGTCGTACCTGCGCAGCATGCACGACGAACGACAGTCGACGCCTCAGGTCGGCGTCGTCCTTTCGACCCCTGGAATGGAGACCCCTTGA
- a CDS encoding thiazolylpeptide-type bacteriocin yields MSHTRLDSIAREILALETETFEVSDYADVTEAVLAGSTSCTSSTTSSTSCGSSCSSTSCCSSCSSAA; encoded by the coding sequence ATGAGTCACACGCGACTGGACAGCATCGCCAGGGAGATCCTCGCCCTGGAGACGGAGACCTTCGAGGTTTCCGACTACGCCGACGTCACCGAGGCGGTGCTGGCGGGCTCGACCAGCTGCACCAGCAGCACCACCAGCTCGACCAGTTGCGGGTCGAGCTGCTCGTCCACGTCGTGCTGCTCCTCTTGCTCCAGCGCCGCCTGA